A DNA window from Anaerocolumna sp. AGMB13020 contains the following coding sequences:
- a CDS encoding glycoside hydrolase family 88/105 protein: MGKLIYEKEEILGAIDKIVERTKRMDMSWDWPCGVAYYGLATAYETTGKKEYIEFLKERVDELIDIGLPSWTVNTCAMGHCLITLYQEYGEEKYKELIKSKVAYLSHKALRFGDKVLQHTVSSKNDFPEQCWADTLFMAAYFLLRVGIMEKDEALIEDALNQYYWHIQYLQDENSGLWYHGYNNIQKDHMSGFYWGRANCWAAYTMSRVGKILPECYLYPKYLEIVGSLNEQLSALKLLQTEQGLWRTILNDEDTYEELSASAGIAAAMIWKGNPLHIKHIQRALQGVLKNIAPDGRLMNVSGGTAVMKDREGYQNISVKWIQGWGQGLGLAFLSAVLMSDSILGDGAL; the protein is encoded by the coding sequence ATGGGAAAACTGATCTATGAGAAAGAGGAGATACTTGGTGCAATTGATAAAATAGTTGAGCGAACCAAACGAATGGACATGTCCTGGGACTGGCCTTGTGGAGTGGCTTACTACGGGTTGGCTACAGCCTATGAAACCACAGGAAAGAAAGAGTACATAGAATTTTTGAAGGAACGAGTGGATGAATTAATAGACATTGGTCTTCCCTCCTGGACCGTTAATACCTGTGCTATGGGGCATTGTCTTATTACCCTATATCAGGAATACGGCGAAGAGAAATATAAGGAGCTTATTAAGTCAAAGGTTGCGTATTTAAGCCACAAAGCCCTGCGGTTTGGCGATAAGGTACTTCAGCATACGGTATCCAGCAAAAATGATTTTCCAGAGCAATGCTGGGCGGATACTTTATTTATGGCGGCTTATTTCTTGTTAAGAGTAGGCATAATGGAAAAGGACGAAGCATTGATAGAGGATGCCTTGAATCAATATTACTGGCATATTCAATACCTGCAGGATGAGAACAGCGGATTGTGGTATCATGGGTATAACAATATACAGAAAGATCATATGTCAGGTTTTTATTGGGGAAGAGCCAACTGCTGGGCAGCTTATACCATGAGCCGGGTAGGAAAAATTCTGCCGGAATGTTACCTGTATCCCAAATATCTTGAGATAGTTGGAAGCCTTAATGAGCAATTATCTGCTCTTAAGCTGCTCCAGACAGAACAGGGACTCTGGAGAACCATTCTAAACGATGAAGATACCTATGAAGAATTATCTGCCTCTGCGGGTATAGCTGCGGCTATGATCTGGAAAGGCAATCCTCTTCATATCAAACATATTCAAAGAGCCTTACAGGGCGTACTTAAGAATATCGCCCCTGATGGCAGGTTGATGAATGTATCCGGCGGAACCGCGGTTATGAAGGATAGAGAAGGGTATCAGAATATCTCGGTAAAATGGATTCAGGGCTGGGGACAGGGTCTGGGACTGGCATTTTTAAGTGCTGTTCTTATGTCTGACAGTATTTTAGGAGATGGAGCGCTTTAA
- a CDS encoding flavin reductase family protein, translating into MKKEIQVLDYANDIMKAVQNGVLLTTKAEEKVNSMTISWGTLGIEWGKLIFTVFVRENRFTKQQLGKNPEFTINVPFGDFDKKILGVCGTKSGHTVDKVEELNLTLEEPAVVSVPAIKELPLTLECKIVYKQKQEAKEITEENNKRFYPQEVDSTFHGANRDYHTAYYGEIVSAYIIE; encoded by the coding sequence ATGAAAAAGGAAATACAGGTATTAGACTATGCAAATGATATTATGAAGGCAGTGCAAAATGGTGTGTTGCTGACAACAAAAGCAGAGGAGAAAGTGAATTCCATGACCATATCCTGGGGGACCTTGGGAATTGAGTGGGGAAAATTAATCTTTACCGTTTTTGTCAGAGAAAACAGATTTACCAAACAACAACTGGGTAAGAATCCTGAATTTACCATTAATGTTCCCTTTGGTGATTTTGATAAAAAGATTCTGGGAGTATGCGGAACAAAATCTGGTCATACAGTTGATAAAGTAGAAGAACTTAATCTGACACTGGAGGAGCCGGCTGTTGTTTCTGTTCCTGCCATTAAGGAGCTTCCTTTGACCCTGGAATGCAAGATCGTATACAAGCAGAAACAGGAGGCGAAGGAAATCACGGAAGAAAATAATAAAAGGTTCTATCCTCAGGAGGTTGACAGTACCTTCCACGGTGCTAACAGAGATTACCATACGGCATATTATGGTGAGATTGTAAGCGCTTATATTATTGAATAA
- a CDS encoding glycoside hydrolase family 28 protein has translation MFAIKEATGCPFGRNYLEKEEHKFDICTYGAGIDMPPVTNTIAINAAIREASIEGGTVIIPKGDFRVYTIVLMSGVNIYLSEGSVLHAAKTDIENSYELQEGEGGNYDEPEVNAYVGLQDHGHTYFRNSLIYGSDISEVMIYGPGLLDGSFLNDKGELEHVLMGGDPPEPGKRMEAGHRGEWFGNKAIALCRCRNVVLRDFSLLAGGHFAIIATCVTNLLVEQVLVDTNRDALDVDCCQNVTIRNSAFNSLTDDAIVLKASYGGGIFKRLENVLVEDCKVSGYDMGSVYDRTFTTDKLIATDRCGPTARVKLGTEATCGYDCVTVRRVQFKRSRGFALEAVDGSDLSNILFEDSTMEDVSSSPIFIRAGDRGRYPVTGNSSEEELITSEASRPNVRLQNTNWILPAKENYSLYPARRYLPAYNRTHRVTADGCSFFEIVDQVDPLLLNPANYHEEEGRYFAYKYDLDSLQYLPDYDCELMKGDLPLYANAFGSERIASVHDIIIRDISVRNADPRYPIELMGLVGSRLRNIILENITVEYRGGFSLKEAVEQRQVNTNWEYRYNKGKRSIQSLPWLINTFFLKNEGLLPRAEWNPAEKAWKAAPFNIPELPEVYPEPSNWGILPAYGLYARHVENLKVSNLTLHYLVEDSRYPIVLDDVVGGTLCRIHADHREDREEVVCVTNKYKRPAGLEYVPDYPYQLTSVEKVEMDSSLSVKQVQITAPAPGTPKDGLYSYETAAITETGYNYDYETANYPLPQTVYRPFFRPIPEQRIQLGQELVLEIIARQPAYEVSLLETDGKIYNESLTVKDYSVKGVSKPMTLKGSNLPEGAVFDSSTFVPGKPSVFKWKPTEAALRKEPYKLTFTADDGIIPVKMEVFIRIIK, from the coding sequence ATGTTTGCAATAAAAGAAGCCACAGGGTGTCCTTTTGGCAGGAATTATCTGGAGAAGGAAGAACATAAATTTGACATTTGCACATATGGTGCAGGTATAGATATGCCTCCCGTTACCAATACCATTGCCATCAATGCAGCAATAAGGGAAGCGTCCATAGAAGGAGGGACTGTGATAATCCCCAAAGGGGATTTCAGAGTTTATACCATAGTTCTTATGAGTGGTGTAAATATTTACTTAAGTGAGGGCAGTGTATTACATGCCGCCAAAACAGATATAGAGAACTCCTATGAACTGCAGGAAGGGGAAGGCGGCAATTATGATGAGCCAGAGGTAAATGCTTATGTTGGGCTGCAGGATCATGGACATACCTATTTTCGAAATAGCCTTATTTATGGAAGTGATATTTCAGAGGTAATGATTTACGGCCCCGGTTTACTTGATGGCAGCTTTTTAAATGACAAGGGGGAACTGGAGCATGTGCTGATGGGAGGAGATCCACCGGAACCTGGGAAACGTATGGAAGCCGGACACAGAGGAGAATGGTTTGGTAATAAGGCTATTGCTCTTTGCCGGTGCAGGAATGTGGTGTTAAGGGACTTCTCTCTCCTGGCAGGCGGACATTTTGCTATAATAGCAACCTGTGTGACCAACCTCCTGGTTGAACAGGTATTAGTAGATACCAACAGAGATGCCCTGGATGTGGATTGCTGTCAGAATGTGACCATTCGGAATTCAGCCTTTAATTCCTTGACAGATGATGCCATTGTCTTAAAGGCTTCTTATGGCGGAGGTATCTTCAAACGCCTGGAAAATGTCCTGGTGGAGGATTGTAAGGTCAGCGGTTATGATATGGGTTCCGTTTATGACAGAACCTTTACGACGGATAAGCTGATAGCTACGGATCGCTGCGGTCCAACTGCAAGAGTCAAGTTGGGAACAGAAGCTACCTGCGGTTATGACTGTGTGACGGTAAGACGGGTACAGTTTAAACGTTCCCGGGGATTTGCGCTGGAGGCAGTGGACGGCTCAGACTTAAGCAATATTCTCTTTGAGGATTCCACCATGGAAGATGTAAGCAGTTCACCGATTTTTATCAGAGCAGGTGACCGGGGCCGTTATCCGGTTACGGGTAACTCGTCAGAGGAAGAGCTAATCACATCAGAAGCTTCCAGACCAAATGTGCGCCTGCAAAATACCAACTGGATTCTTCCGGCGAAAGAAAATTACTCCCTATATCCGGCAAGAAGATATCTGCCCGCATATAACAGAACCCACCGTGTTACCGCAGATGGCTGTTCTTTCTTTGAAATCGTAGACCAGGTTGACCCTTTGCTTTTAAATCCGGCAAATTATCATGAGGAGGAGGGGAGATACTTTGCATATAAGTATGATTTGGATTCCTTACAGTACCTGCCTGACTATGACTGTGAATTAATGAAAGGTGATCTGCCCCTTTATGCCAATGCTTTCGGAAGTGAGAGAATTGCTTCGGTCCATGATATTATTATTCGGGATATATCGGTTAGAAATGCTGATCCAAGATATCCCATCGAACTGATGGGACTGGTTGGCAGCAGACTTCGTAACATTATTCTTGAAAATATTACCGTTGAATACAGAGGAGGCTTTTCACTTAAAGAGGCGGTGGAACAACGTCAGGTAAATACCAATTGGGAATATCGTTATAACAAAGGAAAGAGAAGCATTCAATCCCTGCCATGGCTGATTAATACCTTTTTTTTGAAAAACGAGGGACTGCTACCAAGAGCAGAATGGAATCCGGCAGAGAAAGCCTGGAAGGCGGCACCTTTTAATATACCGGAACTCCCGGAGGTTTATCCGGAACCCAGCAATTGGGGGATACTGCCGGCTTATGGCCTATATGCCCGCCATGTAGAGAATCTAAAGGTGTCAAATCTTACGCTGCATTATCTTGTGGAAGACAGCAGATATCCTATTGTATTGGATGATGTTGTAGGAGGGACCCTCTGCCGTATTCATGCGGACCACAGAGAGGATAGAGAAGAAGTCGTATGTGTTACGAACAAGTATAAACGTCCTGCCGGGCTGGAATATGTGCCAGATTATCCTTATCAGCTGACCTCTGTCGAGAAGGTGGAAATGGACAGCAGTCTGTCTGTTAAACAGGTACAGATTACTGCTCCGGCACCAGGGACACCAAAAGACGGTCTGTATTCCTATGAAACAGCTGCAATCACGGAGACAGGCTATAACTACGATTATGAAACTGCAAACTATCCATTGCCTCAAACCGTATATCGCCCGTTTTTCCGTCCAATTCCAGAACAAAGGATTCAGTTGGGGCAGGAGCTTGTGCTTGAGATCATTGCCAGACAGCCGGCTTACGAGGTCTCTCTTTTAGAAACCGACGGAAAGATATACAATGAATCCCTTACTGTAAAGGATTATAGCGTCAAAGGTGTTTCAAAACCCATGACCTTGAAGGGAAGCAATTTACCGGAAGGAGCAGTTTTTGATTCCTCCACCTTTGTGCCAGGTAAGCCAAGCGTTTTTAAGTGGAAGCCAACAGAAGCAGCATTGCGAAAAGAGCCTTATAAACTGACTTTTACAGCAGATGATGGTATTATACCTGTTAAGATGGAGGTATTCATAAGGATTATAAAATAG
- a CDS encoding iron chaperone, with product MQAFTEFISKIEQPEQKARVVEILQWINGKYPSLETKIAWNQPMFTDHGTFIIGFSVAKKHLAIAPEEAAITKFMPEIEEAGYSCTKGLIRITWENDVDYGLLEKIIEFNIQDKAESTTFWRK from the coding sequence ATGCAAGCTTTTACGGAGTTTATATCAAAAATTGAACAGCCCGAGCAAAAAGCCAGAGTAGTAGAAATTCTCCAATGGATTAATGGGAAATATCCAAGCCTGGAAACCAAAATTGCCTGGAATCAGCCCATGTTTACAGACCATGGAACATTTATTATTGGGTTTAGTGTTGCAAAAAAACACCTGGCAATTGCCCCTGAGGAAGCGGCTATAACCAAGTTTATGCCTGAAATTGAGGAAGCTGGCTATAGCTGTACCAAAGGGCTTATACGAATTACCTGGGAGAATGATGTTGATTATGGATTACTTGAAAAAATAATTGAATTTAATATTCAGGATAAAGCTGAGTCCACGACATTCTGGAGAAAATGA
- a CDS encoding glycoside hydrolase family 27 protein encodes MEKMLGFNPPMGWNSWNTFTWDINEELIRNVADCMVRDGYLEAGYEYVVIDDCWSLKERDAEGRLVPDPKKFPGGMKALADYIHEKGLKFGMYSCAGTHTCAGYPGSFEHEFQDAETFASWGVDFLKYDYCFKPRHMNGELLYKRMSLALKNCGRDILFSACNWGFDNVYQWVRESGAHMYRSTEDIRDNWESIKKIAVSQLDKECYTSTFCHNDMDMLTVGMHGGSNSSFIGSVGGCTDQEYKTHFSLWSMMGSPLIIGCDIRNTSQITKDILQNPEIIRINQDAESRGAYRLQAEPQWFNAEECFILVKVLTDGDIAIGLFNLSDGQKELAVQFWDMGIPSASNKGLSLFDCWDHKELGVFKERFTAVVPAHDCTVVRAKLV; translated from the coding sequence ATGGAGAAAATGTTGGGATTTAACCCACCTATGGGATGGAATTCATGGAATACGTTTACCTGGGATATTAACGAAGAATTAATCCGTAATGTAGCAGATTGTATGGTCAGAGATGGATACCTTGAGGCTGGCTATGAGTACGTGGTAATTGACGATTGCTGGAGTCTGAAAGAAAGAGATGCAGAGGGCAGGCTTGTTCCTGATCCGAAAAAGTTTCCGGGGGGAATGAAGGCACTGGCTGATTATATACATGAGAAGGGTTTAAAATTTGGCATGTATTCCTGCGCCGGGACACATACTTGTGCCGGATATCCGGGAAGCTTTGAACACGAGTTTCAGGATGCGGAAACCTTTGCTTCCTGGGGAGTGGACTTTTTAAAGTATGATTATTGCTTTAAACCTCGCCATATGAATGGAGAGCTCCTTTACAAACGAATGAGTCTGGCACTTAAGAACTGTGGCAGAGACATCTTATTTTCTGCCTGCAACTGGGGATTCGATAATGTGTATCAATGGGTAAGAGAATCTGGTGCACATATGTACCGGTCTACGGAAGATATCCGTGATAATTGGGAATCTATTAAGAAAATAGCTGTCAGCCAGTTGGATAAAGAATGTTATACTAGTACTTTTTGCCATAATGACATGGATATGCTGACAGTAGGTATGCATGGAGGCAGCAACAGCAGTTTTATTGGGAGCGTTGGCGGATGTACAGATCAGGAATACAAGACTCATTTTTCCCTTTGGAGTATGATGGGTTCTCCCTTGATAATTGGCTGTGATATTCGCAATACCAGCCAGATTACAAAAGATATTCTTCAAAATCCCGAGATTATTCGTATTAATCAGGATGCAGAGTCAAGAGGAGCATACAGACTTCAGGCGGAACCTCAATGGTTCAATGCAGAGGAATGTTTTATTCTGGTCAAGGTGCTGACAGACGGAGATATAGCCATTGGTCTCTTTAATCTGAGTGATGGACAGAAGGAACTAGCAGTGCAATTTTGGGACATGGGGATTCCTTCTGCAAGCAATAAGGGATTGTCCTTATTTGATTGCTGGGACCATAAAGAACTTGGAGTTTTCAAGGAACGCTTCACAGCAGTTGTTCCGGCACATGACTGCACCGTTGTCCGTGCGAAGTTGGTGTAA
- a CDS encoding AraC family transcriptional regulator, which yields MPYMKLGYFTDDESFPFFIQYGYHDEDLFVHTHEDFFELVIVLNGSASHIVDEEKFHISKGDVFVIGNNTAHGYQDTDNFRICNIMFRLDSLFPGNYDITRSAGFHALFLLEPYVSKEYKFSSRLKLLQKDFDRVCKMVDLMNAEYQDKQEGWRTFLQSSFMTLVVILSRSYDFKDDFHKMDIINIAKAISYIENHYNEDISIQMLAGLSHYSERHFIRVFRDTYHTTPMNYLISLRIRKACLQLKDSSLSISEIALRCGFNNSNYFSRIFKQQMGVTPTEYRS from the coding sequence ATGCCCTACATGAAATTAGGTTATTTTACGGATGATGAGAGTTTCCCATTTTTCATACAATACGGATATCATGACGAGGACCTGTTTGTACATACACATGAGGATTTCTTTGAACTGGTGATCGTACTGAACGGGAGTGCTTCACATATTGTAGATGAAGAGAAATTCCACATTAGCAAAGGTGATGTTTTTGTTATTGGAAACAATACTGCCCATGGTTACCAGGATACTGACAATTTCCGCATCTGTAATATTATGTTTCGTCTGGACAGTCTGTTTCCCGGGAATTATGATATTACCCGGTCGGCAGGCTTTCATGCCCTGTTCCTGCTGGAGCCCTATGTTTCAAAAGAATATAAATTCTCCAGCAGACTTAAGCTGCTGCAAAAGGATTTTGACAGAGTATGTAAAATGGTTGATTTGATGAACGCAGAATATCAGGATAAGCAAGAAGGCTGGCGCACTTTTCTTCAGTCCAGCTTTATGACACTTGTAGTAATTCTGTCCCGATCCTATGACTTTAAGGATGACTTTCATAAAATGGATATTATTAATATTGCTAAAGCCATTTCCTATATTGAGAACCACTACAACGAGGATATCTCCATTCAGATGCTGGCTGGTCTTTCCCACTATTCGGAACGGCATTTTATCAGGGTTTTTCGGGATACCTATCATACAACACCAATGAATTATCTTATTTCCCTGAGAATACGCAAGGCATGTCTTCAGCTAAAGGACAGCAGTCTTTCCATTAGTGAAATTGCTCTAAGATGCGGCTTCAATAACAGTAATTATTTCAGCCGCATCTTTAAGCAGCAAATGGGTGTTACACCCACAGAATATAGGAGTTAA
- a CDS encoding family 43 glycosylhydrolase, giving the protein MANPFLPLWEYIPDGEPRVFRDRVYIYGSHDNAGSDHFCDYKLKVWSAPLNNLNQWECHGDSFHTRKDRDHETDTHWTENELFAPDVVEKDGKYYLYAYIIGAVGCVAVSDRPEGPFKLLSRYQYRIPEGKGEDCFGSGWFIDPGVLVDDDGKVYIYCGYERSFIAEINPENMYEIIDGTYQDDIIPVEEPFTFFEACSPRKVGDTYYLIYSPRKGSRLVYATSKSPKGPFEYGGIIVDNGQDYPAGNNHGSICCINGQWYIFYHRMTNNTIMSRRACVEKITILPDGSIPQVEMTSLGFEEALSPFTITPAETACVLIGGAFVTEKNVFERPVTAITSGCIIGYKYFDFGEDYASLTMDFVVKVRGTGCKSIIRILLDDYEKGEEIGICKIGADSGSYQTVVKKITGRHAVYFLVQDCVTGWTADMFKGRHLFELESFVFMK; this is encoded by the coding sequence ATGGCAAACCCCTTTCTTCCCTTATGGGAGTATATCCCCGATGGTGAACCCAGAGTATTTAGAGACCGAGTATATATATACGGCTCACATGATAATGCAGGTTCTGACCACTTTTGCGATTATAAACTGAAGGTATGGTCTGCACCGCTAAATAACTTAAATCAATGGGAGTGTCATGGTGACAGCTTTCATACACGCAAAGACAGAGACCACGAGACAGATACCCACTGGACAGAGAATGAGCTCTTTGCACCTGACGTTGTTGAAAAGGATGGAAAATATTATCTCTATGCATATATAATTGGAGCCGTTGGCTGTGTGGCAGTCAGTGACAGACCGGAAGGTCCCTTTAAACTGCTTTCCAGATATCAATACAGGATACCGGAAGGAAAAGGTGAAGATTGCTTTGGCAGCGGCTGGTTTATAGATCCTGGCGTTCTAGTGGATGATGATGGCAAGGTATACATATATTGTGGTTATGAGCGTTCTTTTATTGCAGAAATCAATCCGGAGAACATGTATGAAATAATTGACGGAACCTATCAGGATGATATTATTCCGGTAGAAGAACCCTTTACCTTCTTTGAAGCTTGTTCTCCCAGAAAAGTGGGGGATACCTATTACCTTATTTATAGTCCCAGAAAAGGTAGCAGACTTGTCTATGCCACATCCAAATCTCCAAAGGGACCCTTCGAATATGGTGGAATTATAGTGGATAACGGGCAGGACTATCCTGCAGGAAATAATCATGGTTCCATCTGCTGTATCAATGGACAATGGTATATTTTTTATCACCGCATGACAAACAATACCATTATGTCAAGACGAGCCTGTGTTGAAAAGATAACCATATTACCAGACGGCAGCATTCCTCAGGTAGAGATGACCTCTCTGGGATTTGAAGAGGCTTTGTCACCTTTTACAATAACACCGGCAGAAACCGCCTGCGTTTTAATCGGCGGAGCTTTTGTGACGGAAAAGAATGTTTTTGAAAGACCTGTTACCGCAATTACCAGCGGCTGCATTATTGGCTATAAGTATTTTGATTTTGGGGAAGATTATGCCAGCCTTACCATGGACTTCGTTGTAAAGGTAAGGGGGACAGGCTGCAAATCCATAATAAGGATATTACTTGATGATTATGAGAAAGGTGAAGAAATCGGAATATGTAAAATCGGTGCTGACAGCGGTAGTTATCAGACGGTAGTGAAGAAGATTACAGGCAGGCATGCGGTTTATTTTCTCGTGCAGGATTGTGTTACAGGCTGGACCGCGGATATGTTCAAAGGAAGGCATTTGTTTGAATTGGAATCTTTCGTATTTATGAAATAG
- a CDS encoding AraC family transcriptional regulator: protein MRDVNTFSFDSLRCVGFGYKPADLHRWGPGVRDLYAFHYIISGRGYYMVNKVCYQLQAGESFLIFPDTEVFYYPDEGDPWEYVWVEFRGEEVKELIDLTTLSVKCPVTLPISTERSTEWKNLYHIPEAYRINRFEIERGSARLRLLLSYYIEHFPKNQSSLTFDYVKATKHFIKSNYWRTELMIADIIQHVNIDRTYLFRLFKQATEQSVHQYLTAYRIKKACDLLCHSDLAIKIIAYSVGYADPLYFSKIFKSITGVTPTQYRIDKP, encoded by the coding sequence ATGAGAGACGTAAATACCTTCTCATTTGATTCATTACGCTGTGTCGGTTTTGGATATAAGCCCGCTGATTTGCATCGTTGGGGGCCGGGTGTTCGTGATTTGTATGCTTTTCACTATATTATCTCCGGCAGAGGATATTACATGGTGAACAAGGTCTGTTACCAATTGCAGGCAGGAGAAAGCTTTCTGATATTTCCGGATACCGAGGTGTTCTATTATCCGGACGAAGGGGACCCGTGGGAATATGTCTGGGTGGAATTTAGAGGGGAAGAGGTCAAGGAATTAATAGATTTAACCACTTTATCTGTTAAGTGTCCCGTAACACTGCCCATTTCAACTGAACGCTCAACTGAGTGGAAAAATCTATATCATATTCCTGAAGCTTATCGAATAAACCGCTTTGAGATTGAGCGCGGCAGTGCAAGACTTCGTTTATTGCTTTCGTATTATATAGAGCATTTCCCAAAAAATCAGTCCTCCTTAACTTTTGATTATGTAAAAGCCACAAAGCACTTTATTAAATCAAACTATTGGAGAACTGAATTAATGATTGCAGATATTATTCAGCATGTAAATATTGACCGTACTTATCTTTTTCGTTTATTCAAACAAGCTACTGAGCAATCCGTGCATCAATATCTTACTGCTTACCGAATCAAAAAGGCTTGTGATCTGCTTTGTCACTCCGATCTCGCCATAAAGATTATAGCTTATTCAGTAGGTTATGCTGATCCCCTGTATTTTTCTAAGATTTTCAAAAGCATAACAGGAGTGACTCCAACCCAGTATAGGATTGATAAACCTTGA
- a CDS encoding CarD family transcriptional regulator translates to MFQSNQYIVYGITGICRIKSVGYLSGDGFVRNKLYYTLEPLHSRGSAIYTPVENNKVRMREVITKEEAMNLIQDIPGLEFIDIYDDKRSEPIYKEALKLNDCCELLQILKVLKLREIEKSAGNRRLSALDKKYLDLICNTLTDEISLVLEMSREKAEVEIMEKLGEIT, encoded by the coding sequence ATGTTTCAGAGTAATCAATATATTGTCTATGGAATCACCGGAATATGCAGAATTAAGAGTGTTGGATATCTTTCAGGAGATGGTTTTGTCAGAAATAAGTTATACTATACCCTGGAGCCTTTACATTCCAGGGGCAGTGCTATCTATACACCCGTGGAAAATAACAAAGTGAGGATGCGGGAGGTGATTACGAAAGAAGAAGCCATGAATTTAATTCAGGATATTCCCGGGTTGGAGTTTATTGATATATATGATGACAAGAGAAGTGAGCCAATTTACAAAGAAGCCTTAAAGCTTAATGATTGCTGTGAACTATTGCAGATACTAAAAGTTCTTAAACTGAGAGAGATAGAAAAAAGTGCAGGAAATAGAAGGTTGTCTGCTCTTGATAAGAAATATTTAGATCTTATCTGTAATACTCTGACAGATGAGATCTCACTGGTTCTTGAGATGTCACGTGAGAAGGCGGAAGTTGAGATCATGGAGAAGTTGGGTGAAATAACCTGA
- a CDS encoding class I SAM-dependent methyltransferase: MNQKLINILSKKPELYEQSTAKFWDDEHISNEMLKAHLDPTWDAASRNHSFIAKSVDWITQLAPPLQYRKLLDLGCGPGLYADNFCKNGYEVTGIDYSHRSIDYARSTALKKNSDITYLYKDYLELSYQEEFDVITLIYCDFSVMSENNRMELLRKIYKALKTGGKFIFDVTAPKAYEGKTESRDWYQQESGFWSATPHVCINSHSFYPEDNTWLKQTVLLTKDSMECYNIWDHIFTETELRKDLSTAGFYDIALYGDISGAEYNTDSKVLCVSATKEVKK, from the coding sequence ATGAATCAAAAATTAATAAACATACTTTCCAAAAAACCTGAGCTTTACGAGCAAAGCACCGCAAAATTCTGGGACGATGAACACATTTCCAACGAAATGCTAAAAGCACATCTTGACCCCACTTGGGATGCTGCCTCCAGAAATCATTCATTTATTGCAAAATCAGTAGACTGGATTACACAGCTTGCTCCTCCTTTACAATATAGGAAGCTGCTGGATCTGGGCTGCGGTCCGGGACTATATGCAGATAACTTTTGCAAGAACGGGTATGAAGTGACCGGGATAGATTATTCTCACCGTTCAATAGATTATGCCCGCAGCACTGCATTGAAGAAAAATTCTGATATTACTTATCTCTATAAGGATTATCTGGAATTATCATACCAGGAGGAATTCGATGTCATAACGCTTATATATTGTGACTTTAGCGTAATGTCTGAGAATAATCGAATGGAATTATTAAGGAAAATATATAAAGCCTTGAAAACAGGCGGTAAATTCATTTTTGATGTAACTGCTCCCAAAGCATATGAAGGGAAAACCGAATCCAGGGATTGGTATCAGCAGGAAAGTGGATTCTGGAGTGCCACTCCCCATGTATGTATCAACTCCCATTCCTTCTATCCGGAAGATAATACCTGGCTCAAACAGACTGTCCTCCTTACAAAAGACAGCATGGAATGTTATAACATATGGGATCACATCTTTACAGAAACGGAGCTAAGAAAGGATTTAAGTACTGCTGGCTTTTATGATATAGCTTTGTACGGAGATATTTCAGGTGCCGAATATAACACAGATAGCAAAGTACTATGCGTGTCAGCCACTAAGGAGGTAAAGAAATGA